From Salminus brasiliensis chromosome 12, fSalBra1.hap2, whole genome shotgun sequence:
attatcataattatcttcaatattaatataattaacatCATCAGTGATCTAATGGAGGAGCGGGACTCAGCGCGCGCCCGCGACCAAGAGGCTGCAGCGCGCGCCTCTTTCTGCTCCAACGGCAGCGGCGGCGAGGAGGAGGACCACGAGGCCGCTGGTGAGACCGCGGGCTCTAGTGCGCCGCGACCCGGCGACGGAGCCACCCTGGGCGGCGGCAGAGAGCAGGAGGTGTCGGTGGAGATCGGCGAGACTTATTTGTGTCAGCGCGCCGACAAAACGTGGCGTGAGTTGAAAATCATTATCAAGGGATCAAGAGGCATTAAATAGCTGCAGGTTTGCTGTTAAATTAAAGCTATAGCTGAAAGTTTAGACGTGTTTATGTTTGTAAACAAAGCTCTGGGCGTCTTTGTTGACCCCGTATCAGTAAAGCAGTAGAGCTGAATGAGCTATAGGAGACACTCTGATACTAAATCAGTGATTATCCAGCCTTATACCTGAAGTTTCAGAGGAATTTACTGGTGTATGGACTTTAAGGGAAGACTATAGTAAAGGTATGGCTCACAAAACAGCATTAAATgccttttaaatgtaatactgGAAAGACAAGACCAGCTTTCTCAATGAGAAACATCCAATCTGCCATAGACTTCCATTACTTTAGCTTTAAATCTACACTTTAACACTGAGGTCAACTTCAGACCCCTAACATATCCATGCTTGATGAGGTAAAAGGAAAGTTAGCTAGGTAAATCAGATGTTTCCTCAGATGTTTCCTCAGATGTTTCCTTTAAATCCACAGATCTCCGTCCCTGGTCCTCTAGTACCTCCAGTACCTCCCGTCCTGCAGCATTcagctagtgttttcttacTCTACACCCTGGTCCCGGAGGCCCACTGTCCTGCACGCTTtctgtgttttccctgcttCGACACGCCCACCTCAGCCCACCTCAGCCCACCTCAGCCCACTGTAGACTCCTCGGTAATGAGTTGGCGAGACGGGTTAACTGGGATCAcactaaaattaaattaaatcagtTGACTTGGAATTGAGATTGCAAATTCACGATACATAATTAAGATGTATTTAACAGTGGAGCTTTACAGGATATATTACATATGATTACATATGAGCTAtcgcaccatgtgggagactggggttcaattcctggtctgggtgactgtgggtgctgcactacaccaataagagtccttgggcaagactcctaacactgcagtGGCCCTCGTCTGTAttacgagtaaccctgtaagtcgctctggataagagcatcagctaaatgccgtaaatgtaaaatgtaatgtaaaatgtgtACGCAATGCTTATTTATAGTAattattagggatgcaccgattccaccttttcctttccgataccgataccagatgttcaagtatctgccgataccaaGTACCGATACCAGCTCTGCCTTGAATACTCGATAGACGGCTATAAATCTTGATACTCTGTTTACTTTGGTGTTtaaaatttacatttcattacaaaaccACGTCTCTACATAAAAATATACTAAACTTCAGTATGTGgctttaaaacaagctgcttaaactcgTAAACTTTTGAttttagaaacagaaaaacacacatggaaagaaaaagtgctaaaagttgCATTAAAAGTCTTAGTGTTTAATGGTGATAACTATTTATGACCGgctgtttactggttgtttaaacgtttggtttcataaagtcgCAAAGCAAAATTCTCTatgttaataaaaaagaaaagtacgGTATCAGTAAGCTTTATGGTAgcggtgctctctattgccgataccgatactgtaaGTGCCCGTATCTGTGCAACActagtaaatatataaaataggccttttttttgttgttgttttttacaacaaattaacattaaaacatacTAAAAAAGATCATTAAAATCAGAATAACTTTCAAATTGTGGAAAATAATAGAACAACACTTTATTTCCCAGAATACCTTGCTTTATTTAAGTCTTTAAAAATGGTTGTCCAAACATTTAGgatattttgttttgtgtacaCTCCAGTGAAATAAGCTAATTGAGGGCCAGAGCTGGTTTGTGCTTTTGATTTTTGCAATTACTGCAATATGCAAAATGATAACACTCATAGACTGACATCTGTGCTCGTTCTTTTTGGTGAGCCAATTCCCACAACTCATGGAAACCACAGAAAATGTATATTAAAAGTATCAAATTCTCACTGATATCTGAAGTGAATCTGCAGTAATTAAATTCCACTTTCTGTAATTCCAATTCAAATTCAGTTCAACAGCCTGTAGGTTGGATTCAATTTTAATTCAAATTAATTcattgaatttaattaaattctgaaattctgaaTTTTGCACAGCCCTGGATGGCTCTAAACTGTGCTGCGCTATAAGGCCTCCGGGACCAGGGTTGAGGTCCACTTCTCAAACACATCCATCCCAGTGTAGTAAGGACTTGTTAATGGGTTGATTAGGTGGGGCTGGTGTTTTGGGAGCAGAGAAAGCACTAACAGTACTACATGTGTTGGACAgagggcctccaggaccagggttgaggtCCACTGCTCGGATACACCCACCTCAGCTCaggatgagtgtgtttaatagCTGGCTGTAGTTGTCCAAAAGCATACTGATGATAGGGTTATTTTCACTTGTAGGATTTTTGGGTGATTTATGCAGAAATGGGTGAAATATGCAGAGTTTGCCAGGACCTGGGTTGGGGATCACTGCTTTAATCGGTGTATAGACACTATATACAGACACAGGTTCTAGCTATTCAGGTAAAAGCTGACCTATAGGAGATCCATGGGTCGTAAAGTGAGGTGTGTGTTGACTCTATAACTTCGGAATTACAGCTTTTATTACCTGTTGTATAGTAAGTTTGTATATATAGCTATGTAATAAATCCATTATCCTCTGAACTGTAGAATCTGTACTGTAGCCCCAGTCCCTTCTAACCATAGTCCCATTAGAGAGCGCCACTTTTACTGTACTGGAGTACTTTGGGTTTGGTTTTCTGTGTTCATCCAGAGGCACACCGCAGTTTACAGGACATCTGAATGCTCTGTTCTCCGGTACAGTGTCTGTATTTCTGCAAACACAATGAAATATTCTTATTTGCTCTTTCTGAAGCTAGGAAATACATACGCATGGAAATTCCTTTAAAAGGGCAGTAAAAAGTTTTAATGCTAACTTGGAATGACTAAACCTTCCAGGAAGGCACCATATTAACATCATATGCTGCTGGCTGTGTCATTGGTTCATTCACTTCATTCAAACATTACAATTTTGACTCACTGAATCTTTCTTTTATCTCCTTGTAGACTCAGCTGAGGTCATCCAATCCAGGCTAAATGAGCAGGAGGGCAGAGAGGAGTTCTACGTCCACTATGTTGGGTGTAAGTAGTTTTATACATCTGGTAAAATATGCTGCAACAGCAGTTCTCCTGTAGAGTGTTAGCCCTTAAAATGTACTAAGTgcattaataattatataagtaaattatatatttaaattattaaataaataaattaataataattaataaaaacacaaatatatagtatataagaGGGGTAGAgtgaggaaaaaataaataaaaaacaaatgtaaaaaatatatatacattatttatatatatatatatatatatatatatatatatatatatatatatatatatatatatatatatgtataagtaTTTACGTTATTCAATGACTCTTTTAAAGTCATCAGTGGTGCTTGTACGCTAATGAATGTTGGCTCTTTGTCCTGTACCGCCCGGTGAACAGTTAACAGGCGGCTGGATGAGTGGGTTGGGAAGGGACGTTTGGCATTGACGAAAACTGTGAAGGATGCTGTGAGGAAGAGTGTGGAGGAAGGTGGGGGAGGTGAACTCGGGGACCAGCCGGAGAGGAAGATCACACGAAACCAGAAACGCAAGCATGATGAGATCAACCATGTACAGAAGGTAGAAATCTATTTTAATATGTTCAATAACAATATTACATCTTTGCCTTTAAATGCATttgcatattatatattaccAAGGGATGCACCGATTTGGCTATTTCAGTTTTGATACCCGATACCGATCcaataccattgctgaattaataaactgtatatctcaccatgtgggagagacttaaggcatcaggattgacttaaacattaaaacataatataacaaattaacacagatataaatgtacttactttgctatttatttgtcactaaaataaacaatggtGCATCACAGCATTCAAATAGTaaaaaaaggagtcaaacttaGCTTAGTAGCTTCATTTTGTCACAAACTCAAACAGTAATTaatcttatttttaaatatttggcataatttaaaataaaatctagcagctgaacctgagaataaataagtaacttggtcaaacatacaagcagcaaCCAAATActgtaaacatgtaaacatttagtgcagCCTCACACCAgccaattaaagtgaaaggatcggttccatagATCGGTCTAATTAtcagatacccgatccagctaattttgttaatatctggaacggtatccgatcctaatatcggatcggtgcatctctaatACTACCCACATGTTTTATATCGCAGTGCTCGGAATGatctcagctctctctatagtgagaccccatgtgaccaCCTTAGAGCACTGTGTGAGGAGACGCACTAACCCTAAATCTGAACATTTGAAATCAGATTTAATCATCCCTTTCCACAACTGctttggtgcttgaaatggaTTTACCAGAGTCTTAGCTTCACAAAAGCAATGGATTGCTTTTGGAAAAATGGTCTATAAATGGCAAAAGACAAGTGTCTGAGCGTCCATTGGTCCACATGAGAGGCAGATGCAGAACACACAAATCCACAAGCGTCACAACGCATCTTCAGAGCCTCTTAACTCCAGATGTAAGCCACGTACGATCTCACAATGAGGTGCACTCAGAAGGTCAGACTCTACAGGTTCAGGAAATATTAGAACCACATTCCTGTGCTGCATTATTGCAAAGCTATTAATAAGAATATCAAGAAACGGCAAATGTGACATGCCAGTGTGTttatagactccagagggttaactTAACagaaatctccatttttgacattttttccactttacataatgtaaatctaaccgttgttcttcacattgtgtcaaagtgtcataatgaatagaccaatagaaatgccccagaatgaaaaatgaaatttttttatattaatgatTTTGAagattattagtagtattatttttaacacatttgtttttaaagtgCTTATACCTGTAATATTGCACAGTCCCCATCACCCTAATTACAAACATAGTTTAATATGTTTTACGTGTTTTCTTTTTCAGACCTATGCAGAGATGGACCCCACTACAGCAGCCCTGGAGAAAGAGCATGAAGCGGTAAGAGAAAGAAGCAGTGCACTGTTCAAAGAAActtttgaggaacttttggacgTTCtaccatttgaaactgtggaggaaccaaTTGAGATGTGtttaggaaccttcaagaagttccttaaggatcttATACCTTTAACAATATACTAACTTCATACACTTTAAGGAACTGCCTAACTAACCACCACTCCAAAAATCACTCTATTATAATCCACAGTGACTCCTGTCATAGACCGGACCTGTCTGAGAAATCTCTGTTGTATTTTAATACAATCCAGTTGATTTTAAAATCTAATACTATCTCGTGAACATTCTCCCTCCAGATCACCAAAGTGAAATATGTGGACAAGATCCAGATTGGAAATTTCGAGATTGATGCCTGGTACTTCTCTCCCTTCCCTGACGACTACGGAAAACAGCCCAAGCTTTGGATCTGCGAATACTGCCTGAAGTACATGAAATACGAGAAAACCTTCAGATACCACCTGGTCAGTCACTGGAGGAGCTGCTTGCGTGTTTCTTTACCTCTGTGTTAAGCGGTGGCGTTACATTACAGTTATTACATGTACATTTAGGCCGTTTGCCAGGTGCTGAGattgacttacatttgaatcacgCTGCTCTGCGAGCACATCGTAAAATCGGTCAGCGTCGCACGTAAAGCAGGTGAAGAATTGGTGGCAGGCTTGTCCTCCAGCACGCAGGACTCCGTTGCGTCCTCAAGcaaatcacatttttaaaggaacagcaaCCAGTATAAACCAACAGAGGCTATGTAGGCTTTATTTAGTCACTACAACTGTCCACAACTCCTACATAACAGTTTCTATCAtttggagagagagggggggggggggggtcattaaGAAATAAGCATCATTccctcaaaataaataattgggaAATTGTCCCTTAGCAAAAGTGTTATTCCACAACAGATACGGGAGACAGATTGTCTTGCTCATTGTTGGTGTGCTTTAGCTtcggcaaaaaaaaaaacaaaacgctTTTTCATACATTTTGCGTCAAATCTTACCTCAAATCTTCAGTAGTAACCAAAGTCAGTGGAGCTCAGGTTCTGAGGGAATGAGAGAACCTCTGATCTGGGCAGCACGTCACTGCTAATTAGCATAAAGTTGAGCAGAGCGCTCCTGAATGTGCCCACTTCGTGTTGCTCATGGTTGTGTCGCTGAACACCGCTGACTCTCATTGAAAATGTATGCCTTCTGGTCGCTGTGTCGATTTCGAGTTAGGAGTCCTGTCCAGGGAAGCCCACAGGGTAGGCACCAGCTACTACCCTAACCCTAGTTACCAACTGCAGTCTACCGCTACTCTACACTAAGCACTGTTAATTCACCCCTCAGTGCTCCTCACTTGTAGTACACTATTACTAATCGGTTACAAcctgcaaagcaatgcaaactgtcTCAGAGTTGTTCCTAAGTTATAACAGTGGGTTGGTGGGGAAGGGGGGCAGGAACTACCAGTGGGGGTCCGGGGAGTTAAGGAGGTTAATCTAGTGTAGGTTATCTAGTGGTGGCTCACTGGTTCGAATGCTGGGTTCTTGATCACAAAGTTGTTGGTTTGATAACAGGATCCActaagctgtcactgttgggcccttgagcaaagcccttaaccctctctgctccaggggtgctgtagcatgactgacccctgtgctctgacccttTCTAATCTGAGATCTTCTCTGTATTTTGCAGACCCAGTGTCAATGGAGGCAGCCCCCCGGAAAGGAGATTTACCGCAGAGGCAATATCTCTGTTTACGAGGTGGATGGACGAGACCATAAGGTGAGCTTCAACTTAAATGGACACAGAATCACCTATTCCATATCATCTGCACCAATGAGGATATTAAACAGAAGCGAATTTGCTGTGAGGGATGATTGCATTCGTGCTGCTCATCTTATTATGTTGAAAGTCCACTAAAGAACACAGTTTTTAGTTTAAGCCAAAGACTGGAACATAAAAAACGCAAAGAAAAATTATTATAGATATTTTCTTTGATGTTTGTATGGcctttgtttgtgtttctcaaaaggcttttttattatttattttttaatttatatgttaaattatttttctcccaatttggtgctgccagttaacccaccagttcgtaactccccctagcactagcaatacacccaacactaggagggacAGTCTTCTCTGATGCATGCAAAGCCAGACACcccctcttttcaaactgctgctgatgtggcatccccaggcagccgacacgctccaccacaccagctaaccgTGCCAGCCAACAtggctttaagagtgatgaggggggaGAGTACGGCTAATTGTGCTcgctctgactctggctgttgatggcaaagcggcatagATTTGCCATCCATAGCTTTTTCCCCATAGTGGCGGCGCATTAGACTGCTAATCCACTCTGAGCCCAGTTTTGCTTTTTGTCAGGCTGCTGGTGTAAAATTATGAAATTATTTGGTTAAATGAAAAATTTAACAAAAGGAGCTTGGGTTCCTTGGGTGTCAACACACTGATTGTATCTCCATGCTCTGCCTGCAGATCTACTGTCAGAACTTGTGTTTGCTGGCTAAGCTCTTCCTGgatcacaaaacgctttacttcgACGTGGAACCGTTCATCTTTTACATCCTTACGGAGGTCAACAGGCAGGGGGCACACATTGTGGGTTACTTCTCAAAGGTGAGAAATCTGTGATCTCTTTTATATGttgttttattatgttttattcattcttttgtattaattatttttgtgTGAATTTCTTTTTCCATGTGCTTTTCATAAACAGGAGAAGGAATCTCCAGATGGGAATAATGTTGCATGCATCCTCACACTTCCTCCGTACCAGCGCAGAGGATACGGAAAATTTCTCATTGCGTTCAGTAAGTTTCATCTTATAATTTTGTTTAAACCAGGTCACTGGTCTTATCTGCAGAGGACTGGTATGGATGCAGGTTTTTGCACCAGTCAAGCAGAAGCAGCCTGACTGATTGGTTTCATTAGCTAAAGGGATTCATTATATGAGCTAGCACTACCCTCCAGCTAGATTGTTGTCCCCTGATCTAAACTGTAGAGATGGATAAAAGGGTGGATAGCTAGATACACAGGTTGACCCAGCTTCGACATTGTCAGTAAAATACAAGACAGTCCAAATAGTGGCATTATAGAGACAAATgtacaataataaatacaaataccagtaatatattataataaatatggtAAATAAAACAAGATgtctttgtggacacctcttctaatgaatgtattcagctaccttaagttgcacccatcccTGACTACTGACCGCTTGCATAGTCCCTGTAGAATAGGACATATTGgtaccatgcttaatgccaggcatgagctagagggcTAACAATCCCCACAGTGgagcggtgttctctggaatgatagatggtgctccatccagtacttttgggatgagtttgggagttggggatgatgaggtgggatggtgctTATTCAACATtcagacctcactaacgctcttgttgctcaatgcaatcaaatcctcacagcaaagctccttcaaaatttagtagaaagccttccaccctggacagtagaaacaggaTTAAACTCTAATAGGATAGAACCTCTAATAGCCTTGTTTTTGTCAGGAAACTGTGagcaagcaggtgtccaaatacttttgtccatttacatTCTGATGTTTTTCTGCAGAATTAATATGGACGGTGTATTCAGTGTGAGTGTTTCTTTATGCAGTATTTATGTAGCAGTTGTATGTTCCCTAATAGGTTATGAGTTGTCAAAGCTGGAGAGTACAGTGGGCTCTCCAGAGAAGCCACTGTCAGACCTGGGGAAGTTGAGCTATAGGAGCTACTGGTCGTGGGTACTGCTGGAGATTCTACGAGATTTCAGAGGAACGCTCTCCATCAAAGATCTCAGGTACACTCAATGTTCTAGCAGCAACAGATACCTCTGAGGTCCATTCATAAAGTATGTCTGTGGATGCCTGCAGATCATAAGATAACACTataatgtccaaaagtatccagacacatGTTGTTCTATCATTTTGGTAGTGTTAAAAGGAAATATGTCCCTCTGCAGATGGGACTCGACTAGATTTTGCAACAGTGCTGTTGTGCTCTGGTTCATTTCAGGcacaagagcattggtgaggtcagcaCTGACCACATTTCGACCACTTAGGTGGTCAAACAACTCTTGAAAGAGCATTCTTTTGTTGGTTTCCACTCCTCGACATGCTCAAAAACTAAGAACCTAGAGCTGTGTCAACAAAGATGTTGACAAAAGATGTTTATCTGGCATCGCTCCAAGAactcttcatttttaagagtgtacagtaCAATGCTGGGGTGTTCCCCGTCCCTCTTGCTCAATCCTAACTTGGACTTAGGCACTGCTTTCCTGTGCAGAAACATGGCTCTTTATGTGCAGTCTCACACCTGTGGCAGCAAGAGATGTACCTCATGTGTATCTTAATGCTTTAATAAGAAatagtgtctggatacttttggacacctGTCCTACATTACTCACCTTTCACACCTCTCTGTAATAGCGTGCGTATCGGGGCAAAAGTCGCTGAAACCTGTTGGTGTTTTTTCACAGTCaaatgaccagcatcacacagAGTGACATCATCAGCACGCTGCAGTCTCTTAACATGGTGAAGTACTGGAAGGGCCAGCATGTCATCTGCGTCACTCCCAAACTTGTAGAGGAACATCTGAAGAGTGCACAGTACAAGAAACCACCAATCACAGGTTTCTAACGTTTTTAATGTGCTGGGGTTGTGTGTGGGCTTTACTGTCATCCCTAGGGGGCAGTGTTTCCTTTGCTAAACCAGAATGGCCTGAAAACAAACCTACAAACAGCAATCCAGTTTCAACCCTAGGATGAGTCTCATATTGTAAGTATGGGGGGGGGGATAGGGGGTCTTTAGAGTGTCTAAAATTAGATCAAATTTGGATCCTACATATAGATAGATGCTTACGAAACCCTGCAGATCTATTACATATGTTTTGGTCATGTCCAAATCTATATGACTTTTGGCAATCCATTTTTGATACCCTTTCTAAGATTCTGGACACTAGATGATTCCTTATGTGGCACTGATTGGTGTTCGGCCACTAGGAGTCCACCTAAACCATCATAAGTGCAGTGTACTGGCTTTTTGCACTCTGCTAGCCAGGCGACTAATACTAGTGAGATGCTCTTCCTCCAACTTGCACCCAATGGGTTACAGACATTAGGCAGTATCTCAGACTAGAGAAGATGAGATACTCTCTCTAGAGTTGAGTACAGAAGTTTTATGTAACCTGGCAGCTTTGTCAAAACATGGAAGCTAGAAATATGACCCATTAAGATGCACCATGTATGAAAGATGCAGTGCGTATTTATCTCAAATTAATATGTACCATGCTATTCAATGTGTATACATTTTTGTTTCTGGGGATGGGGTCGGATGGCTGGGAGGGGGGTTAAATGAAAGTTGATGTACTTTCCTACTCAGTGTAGATTTGCGTCTTTGTAGGCATATAAATCAACTGCTAAATCTCCTGCTTACTTTAACTAGATAACACAAAtccatattaaatatttataaggGTTGTGTATTTGCCCAATATCTGAATAAActaaattttttattaatttaagtttttaatctacaaacattttcttgcagtttgtcaaaaaaaaaaaaaaaaaagccctttaTACTGATGCATTACACTGTACTGATGCATTGCTGTTCCGAACCTgactagtgcgccccctagaggcTGAAAATCCAATTTAGTTCCGCTGTGTCTGTAACTCCTGCTCAATTGATGATGAAATACTGAGGATTTTaacagtagcatgatagctaatacagtcgaaggcGTGGACCAGCTTCGCATACTAGCTACATTATCGGCTGGCTAAcgtattgggtcctaaatggcCTAGATGATGTAAGGGGGGATAGGAGGTGTCTAgtgggataggatgtgtcacgacaCCGGCACAGGCACCTGtaagctggtgcagtggagctggggacctggtgctttcgtcagagcgtgtcggctgcccgtCAGTGCTGCATATGCAGCAGTTAGacaagaggcggtggctggcttacCCTCGTAGTGTTGGGAGCgctgctagtgctagtgctacaACAAGCTGTAGTAGATACGCAGCCTTCCAGCGATTACAGTACaggtgtttagtgtgtgtgtgtgtgtgagaatgtgtgttaatgaaggTTTATCTTTTTGTCctttatgtaaataaattaagCTAATTCCTCCTCTA
This genomic window contains:
- the kat8 gene encoding histone acetyltransferase KAT8, with translation MEERDSARARDQEAAARASFCSNGSGGEEEDHEAAGETAGSSAPRPGDGATLGGGREQEVSVEIGETYLCQRADKTWHSAEVIQSRLNEQEGREEFYVHYVGFNRRLDEWVGKGRLALTKTVKDAVRKSVEEGGGGELGDQPERKITRNQKRKHDEINHVQKTYAEMDPTTAALEKEHEAITKVKYVDKIQIGNFEIDAWYFSPFPDDYGKQPKLWICEYCLKYMKYEKTFRYHLTQCQWRQPPGKEIYRRGNISVYEVDGRDHKIYCQNLCLLAKLFLDHKTLYFDVEPFIFYILTEVNRQGAHIVGYFSKEKESPDGNNVACILTLPPYQRRGYGKFLIAFSYELSKLESTVGSPEKPLSDLGKLSYRSYWSWVLLEILRDFRGTLSIKDLSQMTSITQSDIISTLQSLNMVKYWKGQHVICVTPKLVEEHLKSAQYKKPPITVDTLCLKWAPPKHKQAKFSKK